From the Leptolyngbya sp. O-77 genome, one window contains:
- the rbsK gene encoding ribokinase — MSVIVFGSLNMDLVARTPRLPKAGETLTGHMFETVPGGKGANQAVAVARLGVPTAMVGRVGGDSFGQDLLRGLQESGVACDRVLIDPSTHSGIAMIAVDDASENTIILVPGANGRVDESDVARLAEILPQAKVLLLQLEIPLPMVVAAAKAAKAAGVTVLFDPAPARTDLPDELFPLIDIITPNQVETGQLVGFPVTDLESAQKAAAVLHERGVGTVISKLGKAGAVCMTADETFEIPSFPVQAVDTVAAGDCFNGGLAAGLAAGLSLRQATTQAAAAAAISVTRPGAQPSLPTREELQSFLRERSVSLPGF; from the coding sequence ATGTCCGTCATCGTCTTCGGCAGCCTCAACATGGATCTCGTCGCCCGCACGCCGCGTCTGCCCAAGGCGGGTGAAACGCTGACGGGACATATGTTTGAAACCGTGCCGGGGGGCAAGGGCGCAAATCAGGCGGTGGCAGTGGCGCGGCTGGGCGTGCCGACGGCGATGGTGGGGCGCGTGGGCGGCGACAGTTTTGGGCAGGACTTGCTGCGGGGGTTGCAGGAAAGCGGCGTAGCGTGCGATCGCGTTTTGATCGACCCCAGCACCCACTCTGGCATCGCCATGATTGCAGTGGATGATGCCAGCGAAAACACGATTATTCTAGTGCCTGGTGCAAACGGTCGGGTGGATGAATCCGACGTGGCGCGGCTTGCAGAAATTTTGCCCCAGGCGAAGGTGCTGCTGCTGCAATTGGAAATTCCCCTGCCGATGGTGGTCGCCGCCGCCAAAGCCGCCAAAGCTGCCGGGGTGACGGTGCTATTTGACCCTGCGCCCGCTCGCACGGATCTGCCCGACGAGCTATTTCCCCTAATTGACATCATCACGCCCAACCAGGTGGAAACGGGGCAGCTTGTGGGGTTCCCAGTGACCGACCTAGAGTCGGCTCAAAAAGCGGCGGCTGTGCTGCACGAGCGGGGGGTGGGCACGGTTATTAGCAAGCTGGGCAAAGCCGGAGCGGTCTGCATGACGGCGGACGAAACCTTTGAAATTCCTAGCTTTCCGGTGCAGGCCGTAGACACCGTAGCCGCAGGTGACTGCTTTAATGGGGGGCTGGCTGCCGGACTGGCCGCCGGGCTGAGTCTGCGCCAGGCAACTACGCAGGCCGCCGCCGCCGCCGCTATATCCGTCACCCGGCCCGGCGCACAGCCGTCTTTGCCCACCCGCGAAGAGTTGCAGTCATTCTTGCGAGAGCGATCCGTATCGCTACCTGGTTTTTGA
- a CDS encoding nitrate/sulfonate/bicarbonate ABC transporter ATP-binding protein, with protein MTPKTRLDTALIAVEQVSKSFASPEGKGSFTVLSNINLAIYPGEVVALLGRSGSGKSTLLRIMAGLLSPSEGRVYSNGQPLKGTNTDVAMVFQSFALLPWLTVQENVELGLDAQGVELAERRRRSLEAIDLVGLDGFESAYPKELSGGMKQRVGFARALVLQPKVLFMDEPFSALDVLTAENLRGEIDDLWNAGQFPSQSILIVTHNIEEAVFLADRIVVLGARPGRIRGIIDVDLPRSHDRTQPRFTALVDYLYTVMTNPDLEVTGLGVAGAVAASPVPAARFEGAAANSVRRSPYEMHLPHARAGGISGLLELLVEKPDGQEDLPRLAERLGLTVDDLLPILDAAVLLGFATVAAGDVRLTEVGREFATTTILQSKDLFRQQLLRHIPVFDSICSTLREKQNGSMRADFFLDLWDEHFPHAEAERQFATAVDWGRYAELFEYDADEERLYLPEAQLVA; from the coding sequence ATGACCCCGAAGACCCGTCTAGACACCGCCTTGATTGCTGTTGAGCAGGTGAGCAAAAGCTTTGCCTCTCCTGAAGGGAAAGGAAGCTTCACGGTTCTGAGCAACATCAATCTTGCGATCTATCCTGGGGAGGTCGTGGCTCTGCTTGGCCGCAGCGGGAGTGGCAAGAGTACGCTGCTGCGAATCATGGCGGGGCTGCTGTCGCCCAGCGAGGGCAGGGTCTACAGCAACGGGCAGCCCCTCAAGGGAACAAATACCGACGTAGCGATGGTGTTTCAGAGCTTTGCACTGTTGCCTTGGTTGACGGTGCAGGAAAACGTTGAACTAGGGCTGGATGCTCAGGGTGTAGAACTGGCAGAACGACGACGGCGATCGCTCGAAGCAATTGACCTCGTGGGGCTGGATGGGTTTGAAAGCGCCTACCCCAAGGAACTATCGGGCGGCATGAAGCAGCGGGTCGGCTTTGCGCGGGCCCTGGTGCTACAGCCCAAAGTGCTGTTTATGGATGAGCCGTTTAGCGCCCTCGATGTGCTGACCGCAGAAAACCTGCGGGGCGAAATTGACGATCTCTGGAATGCAGGCCAGTTCCCGTCTCAAAGTATTTTGATCGTCACCCACAACATCGAGGAAGCCGTGTTTCTGGCTGATCGGATTGTCGTGCTGGGCGCACGTCCGGGTCGAATTCGTGGCATTATCGATGTCGATTTGCCCCGCTCCCACGATCGCACCCAGCCCCGATTTACCGCATTGGTGGACTATCTTTACACCGTCATGACCAACCCCGACCTGGAGGTGACTGGACTGGGAGTGGCTGGAGCAGTCGCCGCCAGCCCCGTTCCTGCCGCCCGATTCGAGGGTGCAGCCGCTAACAGCGTGCGGCGATCGCCCTACGAAATGCACCTGCCCCACGCCCGGGCCGGCGGCATCAGCGGACTCCTGGAACTGCTGGTGGAAAAGCCAGACGGACAGGAAGATTTGCCCCGCCTGGCCGAGCGCCTGGGGCTAACGGTCGATGATCTACTGCCCATTTTGGATGCAGCCGTTCTGTTGGGTTTTGCAACGGTTGCCGCAGGCGATGTGAGGCTGACGGAAGTGGGTCGAGAATTTGCCACGACCACCATCCTGCAAAGCAAAGACCTGTTCCGACAGCAGCTTCTGCGCCATATCCCCGTGTTTGACAGCATTTGCAGCACCCTGCGCGAAAAGCAAAACGGCTCCATGCGGGCAGACTTTTTCCTGGATCTGTGGGATGAACACTTTCCCCACGCCGAAGCAGAGCGCCAGTTTGCGACCGCTGTAGATTGGGGACGCTATGCAGAGCTATTTGAGTATGACGCAGACGAGGAGCGGCTTTATCTGCCGGAAGCGCAGCTTGTGGCATAG
- a CDS encoding acyl-CoA thioesterase, with amino-acid sequence MTELPTHAIQPAVAASDTWFDYPVRVQPHHTDYAGVAWHGTYIAWLEEARVEYLRSIGVNYEDLVAIGCELPVVELSLRYHRAIQMGEGAIVRTRLQMDGVRLNCDYRIQSPDGEILYATAQVTLVAVDREKGKIMRVLPPAVKSALMRLASP; translated from the coding sequence ATGACCGAACTCCCCACCCACGCCATCCAGCCCGCCGTCGCTGCCAGCGACACCTGGTTTGACTATCCGGTGCGCGTCCAGCCCCACCACACCGACTATGCAGGCGTAGCCTGGCACGGCACCTACATCGCCTGGCTCGAAGAAGCCCGCGTCGAGTACCTGCGCTCCATCGGCGTGAACTATGAAGACCTCGTGGCGATCGGCTGTGAGCTTCCCGTCGTCGAACTTTCGCTGCGTTATCACCGGGCGATTCAGATGGGCGAAGGGGCGATCGTCCGCACTCGGTTGCAGATGGACGGCGTGCGCCTCAACTGCGACTATCGCATCCAGTCTCCCGATGGCGAAATCCTCTACGCCACAGCCCAGGTTACGCTTGTCGCGGTCGATCGCGAAAAGGGCAAGATCATGCGCGTGCTGCCGCCAGCGGTGAAGAGTGCGCTGATGCGCCTGGCGAGTCCGTGA